One genomic region from Calypte anna isolate BGI_N300 chromosome 17, bCalAnn1_v1.p, whole genome shotgun sequence encodes:
- the LOC103533502 gene encoding ectonucleoside triphosphate diphosphohydrolase 8-like, producing MGLMGALVWGSAALLGVLGMAAFLLVLTPAKDAVLPARHKYGLVFDAGSTHTALYVYRWPRDKENGTGIISQVGTCTVSGPGISSYAEDPAGAGASLRPCLDKAMEIVPSEQQRETPTLLGATAGMRLLREQNSTKAQRVLAEVAKVIGEYPVEFRGARILTGNEEGSLGWITVNYLLETLVKFSFAEKWEHPRDTEVFGALDLGGASTQITFQPGVPIEDENTSMFFRLYGTNYSLYTHSYLCYGQNQALKMLLAALHQASRSLQVSHPCYPEGYQENIPTAELYNSPCVRAPSTPSSSEVLTVTGTGDPVACQTAIRKLFNFSCGANRTCGFNGVYQPPLRGQFFAFSGLYYNFHFLNLTSRQPLGLVNATIWHLCNSSWKEVQKNFPTLNRTQLRDACAVSSYILTLLQGYKFNNVTWPHIHFVQQVADVDVGWTLGYMLNLTNMMPSETPQRVVGLQRSSWIAATVLLAIMLILIFCLLTVTCCQRNSFSYQSL from the exons ATGGGCCTGATGGGGGCACTGGTCTGGGGCTCGGCGGCTCtactgggggtgctggggatggcCGCCTTCCTCCTGGTCCTGACCCCGGCAAAGGATGCCGTGCTTCCTGCAAGGCACAAA TATGGACTGGTGTTTGATGCTGGCtccacacacacagctctctACGTGTACCGGTGGCCCAGGGACAAGGAGAACGGCACCGGCATCATCTCCCAGGTGGGGACCTGCACTGTGTCTG GCCCTGGCATCTCCAGCTATGCAGAGGACCCCGCTGGGGCTGGAGCCAGCCTGAGGCCCTGCCTGGACAAGGCCATGGAGATTGTCCCATCCGAGCAGCAGCGGGAGACCCCAACCCTCCTGGGGGCCACAGCAGGGATGAGGCTGCTGAG ggagcagaacAGCACCAAGGCCCAGCGGGTCTTGGCTGAGGTCGCCAAGGTGATTGGGGAGTACCCCGTGGAGTTCCGTGGAGCTCGGATCCTGACGGGGAATGAGGAGGGCTCCTTGGGTTGGATCACAGTCAACTACCTGCTGGAGACCCTCGTGAAG TTTTCCTTTGCAGAGAAATGGGAACATCCACGGGACACGGAGGTTTTTGGAGCTCTGGACCTTGGAGGTGCCTCAACACAAATCACCTTCCAGCCTGGAGTGCCCATTGAGGATGAGAACACTTCCATGTTCTTCAGGCTTTACGGCACCAACTACTCCCTCTATACCCACAGCTACTTATGCTATGGGCAGAACCAGGCCctgaagatgctgctggcagctcttcaCCAG GCCAGCAGGTCTCTCCAGGTATCCCACCCCTGCTACCCCGAGGGATACCAGGAGAACATCCCCACAGCAGAGCTCTACAACAGCCCCTGTGTCCgtgcacccagcacccccagctcctcagaggTCCTGACagtgacagggacaggggacCCAGTGGCATGTCAGACGGCCATCCGGAAACTCTTCAACTTCAGCTGTGGGGCCAACAGGACGTGCGGGTTCAACGGGGTCTATCAGCCCCCCCTGCGGGGACAGTTCTTT GCCTTTTCAGGGCTTTATTACAACTTTCACTTTCTGAACCTGACCAGCAGGCAGCCCCTGGGCTTGGTCAATGCCACCATCTGGCACTTGTGcaacagcagctggaaggag gtgCAGAAGAATTTCCCCACCCTAAACAGGACGCAGCTCCGTGATGCCTGTGCTGTCAGCTCCTACATCCTCACCCTTCTGCAAGGCTACAAATTCAACAACGTGACATGGCCTCACATCCACTTTGTCCAGCAG GTTGCTGATGTGGATGTGGGCTGGACTCTGGGCTACATGCTCAATCTCACCAACATGATGCCTTCAGAGACTCCCCAGAGGGTCGTGGGgctccagaggagcagctggataGCAGCCACAGTTTTACTGGCCATCATGCTTATCCTCATCTTCTGCCTGCTCACAGTCACATGCTGCCAGAGAAATTCCTTCAGTTACCAGAGCCTTTAG
- the LOC103533457 gene encoding ectonucleoside triphosphate diphosphohydrolase 8-like, translated as MDYKGKAVTGLQAATCVFSLIALILTVVNVRDVLLPPSTKYGLVFDAGSTHTALYVYQWPGDKQNDTGIISQVGTCTVSGPGISSYAEDPAGAGASLRPCLDKAMEIVPSEQQRETPTLLGATAGMRLLREQNSTKAQRVLAEVAKVIGEYPVEFRGARILTGNEEGSLGWITVNYLLETLVKFSFAEKWEHPRDTEVFGALDLGGASTQITFQPGVPIEDENTSMFFRLYGTNYSLYTHSYLCYGQNQALKMLLAALHQASRSLQVSHPCYPEGYQENIPTAELYNSPCVRAPSTPSSSEVLTVTGTGDPVACQTAIRKLFNFSCGANRTCGFNGVYQPPLRGQFFAFSGFYYTFSFLNLTSQQSLKEVNSTIQTFCKKSWAELEKSFPQAKQFLPTYCSVAIYILTLLLDGYKFTEQTWSSIHFSQQAGSTDMGWPLGFMLNFTTMIPTEAMEDAKVQQPSLWAGAVSFIVLAMVAGLGGILLQCFWDTE; from the exons ATGGACTACAAAGGCAAGGCTGTGACAGGTCTGCAGGCAGCTACCTGTGTCTTCAGCCTCATTGCTCTCATTCTGACCGTCGTCAATGTGAGGGATGTGCTCCTGCCACCCAGCACCAAG TATGGACTGGTGTTTGATGCTGGCtccacacacacagctctctACGTGTACCAGTGGCCCGGGGACAAGCAGAACGACACCGGCATCATCTCCCAGGTGGGGACCTGCACTGTGTCTG GCCCTGGCATCTCCAGCTATGCAGAGGACCCCGCTGGGGCTGGAGCCAGCCTGAGGCCCTGCCTGGACAAAGCCATGGAGATTGTCCCATCCGAGCAGCAGCGGGAGACCCCAACCCTCCTGGGGGCCACAGCAGGGATGAGGCTGCTGAG ggagcagaacAGCACCAAGGCCCAGCGGGTCCTGGCTGAGGTCGCCAAGGTGATTGGGGAGTACCCCGTGGAGTTCCGTGGAGCTCGGATCCTGACGGGGAATGAGGAGGGCTCCTTGGGTTGGATCACAGTCAACTACCTGCTGGAGACCCTCGTGAAG TTTTCCTTTGCAGAGAAATGGGAACATCCACGGGACACGGAGGTTTTTGGAGCTCTGGACCTTGGAGGTGCCTCAACACAAATCACCTTCCAGCCTGGAGTGCCCATTGAGGATGAGAACACTTCCATGTTCTTCAGGCTTTACGGCACCAACTACTCCCTCTATACCCACAGCTACTTATGCTATGGGCAGAACCAGGCCctgaagatgctgctggcagctcttcaCCAG GCCAGCAGGTCTCTCCAGGTATCCCACCCCTGCTACCCCGAGGGATACCAGGAGAACATCCCCACAGCAGAGCTCTACAACAGCCCCTGTGTCCgtgcacccagcacccccagctcctcagaggTCCTGACagtgacagggacaggggacCCAGTGGCATGTCAGACGGCCATCCGGAAACTCTTCAACTTCAGCTGTGGGGCCAACAGGACGTGCGGGTTCAACGGGGTCTATCAGCCCCCCCTGCGGGGACAGTTCTTT GCCTTCTCTGGGTTCTACTACACCTTCAGCTTTCTGAACCTGACCAGCCAGCAGTCTCTAAAAGAAGTCAACTCCACTATCCAGACCTTCTGCAAGaagagctgggcagag CTGGAGAAGAGCTTCCCACAGGCCAAGCAGTTCCTCCCCACCTACTGCTCTGTGGCAATTTACATTTTGACTTTGCTGCTGGATGGCTACAAATTCACTGAGCAGACCTGGAGCAGCATCCACTTCAGCCAGCAG GCAGGAAGCACAGACATGGGATGGCCGCTGGGCTTCATGCTGAACTTCACCACCATGATCCCCACAGAGGCCATGGAAGATGCCAAGGTGCAGCAGCCCAGCCTCTGGGCAGGGGCTGTCTCCTTCATCGTGCTGGCCATGGTGGCAGGACTGGGGGGTATTCTGCTCCAGTGTTTTTGGGACACTGAGTAG
- the NOXA1 gene encoding NADPH oxidase activator 1 isoform X1, translating to MWAAWSCWRDGPGRPCGIPYPGCPAGMGAVMDTQEPCSPAPPLLHQQPGLQRSSQSAGDPCPVEMPFYPSTQRVHTSVCLSVCCPRGKAFNRTVAKDNSLAVGFFQRGFVHLQLEMYEEALSDYHTAFSHLRENPFIDYKQLGLRHILYAWEVLYSMAAVQCRLQQWQEARATLEKAVVWRPEGRTAVLDMALEKVQNCLVLEPMQVPLGEFFRPRKKEVEQLDSKDFLGKPKVISSIIPNDEYFGFEPLRLQKQGFYEHSADALRDSETGYCRVLSLYHPEDSEKLAVKARSLVFVLARGADGWATAIYDGQKLRIPSSLLEPASKMDKWKISDGIPLPPAQVPPSRLPGKQKPGAVPLLSAESGGENASANDAGAQMDFKVPPAGGEASSKPARAVVLRACCECSVVLRAGEVPALPQLRALLRDSFAQQAEQGKLSYRNSDGKALGEVLGEEDLGKMWQQLTDGRVTLCCQDLDSHAGRPILYRMLAQHPYPAQGPGDLEFSKGDMLDILSEVNEDWLEGCCNGKTGIFPKCFATQLRCGAAFL from the exons ATGTGGGCTGCGTGGAGCTGCTGGCGGGACGGCCCGGGGAGGCCCTGCgg CATTCCTTATCCTGGATGCCCAGCAGGAATGGGAGCAGTGATGGACACAcaggagccctgcagccccgctcctcccctcctgcaccagcagccagggctgcagagaaGCTCCCAAAGTGCTGGAGACCCCTGCCCTGTGGAAATGCCCTTCTATCCCAGCACCCAGCGTGTCCACacgtctgtctgtctgtctgtctgctgccCACGGGGAAAG GCATTCAACAGAACCGTTGCAAAGGACAACTCCCTGGCTGTTGGCTTCTTTCAGAGAGGCTTTGTCCACCTGCAGCTGGAAAT GTATGAAGAAGCTCTCTCTGACTACCATACAGCCTTCAGTCATCTGAGGGAAAATCCCTTCATTGATTACAAGCAGTTGGGGCTGAGACACATCCTCTATGCATGGGAG GTGCTGTACAGCATGGCAGCAGTGCAgtgcaggctgcagcagtggcaggaggCCAGAGCCACCCTAGAGAAAGCTGTGGTGTGGAGACCTGAGGGAAGAACAGCAGTGCTGGACATGGCCCTTGAGAAGGTGCAG AACTGTCTGGTTTTAGAGCCTATGCAGGTTCCTCTCGGGGAATTTTTCAGACCACGAAAGAAGGAAGTGGAACAGCTGGATTCAAAAGATTTCCTGGGCAAACCCAAG GTGATCTCATCCATCATTCCCAACGATGAATACTTTGGCTTTGAGCCTCTCAGACTTCAG AAACAGGGATTCTATGAACACAGTGCTGATGCTCTGAG agacAGTGAGACAGGCTACTGTCGGGTTTTGTCCCTCTATCACCCTGAGGACTCAGAAAAGCTGGCAGTGAAAGCCAGGAGTTTGGTCTTTGTGCTGGCAAGAGGAGCAGATGGCTGGGCTACAGCCATATATGATGGACAG AAGCTGCGTAtacccagctccctcctggaaCCTGCCTCCAAGATGGATAAATGG AAGATCAGTGATGGGattcccctccctcctgcccaggtGCCTCCCAGCAGACTCCCTGGGAAGCAGAAGCCAG GAGCTgttcctctgctctctgcagaatCTGGGGGAGAAAATGCCTCTGCAAATGATGCTGGTGCCCAAATGGACTTCAAG GTCCCaccagctggaggagaagcttCATCCAAGCCAGCCAGAGCTGTTGTGCTGCGAGCCTGCTGTGAGTGCAGCGTGGTGCTGAGGGCTGGAGAGGTCCCGGCCCTGCCCCAGCTGCGGGCTCTGCTGCGGGACAGCTTtgctcagcaggcagagcaggggaaaCTGAG CTACAGGAATTCAGATGGCAAAGCCCTGGGTGAAGTTTTGGGAGAGGAGGATCTCGGGAAGATGTGGCAGCAGCTGACAGATGGCAGGGTGACACTCTGCTGCCAG gaCTTGGACTCCCACGCGGGCAGACCCATCCTCTACCGGATGCTGGCTCAGCACCCTTACCCTGCACAGGGACCAGGGGACTTGGAGTTCAGCAAGGGAGACATGCTGGACATCCTCTCTGAAG TGAATGAGGACTGGCTCGAAGGATGCTGCAATGGCAAGACAGGAATCTTCCCCAAGTGCTTTGCAACCCAGCTCAGGTGTGGTGCTGCCTTCCTGTAG
- the NOXA1 gene encoding NADPH oxidase activator 1 isoform X3 has protein sequence MAYRELVRRWHQGVLAADGGHWDAALEAFAGIPEPPARICFNVGCVELLAGRPGEALRAFNRTVAKDNSLAVGFFQRGFVHLQLEMYEEALSDYHTAFSHLRENPFIDYKQLGLRHILYAWEVLYSMAAVQCRLQQWQEARATLEKAVVWRPEGRTAVLDMALEKVQNCLVLEPMQVPLGEFFRPRKKEVEQLDSKDFLGKPKVISSIIPNDEYFGFEPLRLQKQGFYEHSADALRDSETGYCRVLSLYHPEDSEKLAVKARSLVFVLARGADGWATAIYDGQKLRIPSSLLEPASKMDKWKISDGIPLPPAQVPPSRLPGKQKPGAVPLLSAESGGENASANDAGAQMDFKVPPAGGEASSKPARAVVLRACCECSVVLRAGEVPALPQLRALLRDSFAQQAEQGKLSYRNSDGKALGEVLGEEDLGKMWQQLTDGRVTLCCQDLDSHAGRPILYRMLAQHPYPAQGPGDLEFSKGDMLDILSEVNEDWLEGCCNGKTGIFPKCFATQLRCGAAFL, from the exons ATGGCGTACCGGGAGCTGGTCCGGAGGTGGCACCAGGGAGTGTTGGCTGCCGACGGCGGGCACTGGGACGCGGCCCTGGAGGCTTTCGCCGGTATCCCGGAGCCACCGGCCAGGATCTGCTTCAATGTGGGCTGCGTGGAGCTGCTGGCGGGACGGCCCGGGGAGGCCCTGCgg GCATTCAACAGAACCGTTGCAAAGGACAACTCCCTGGCTGTTGGCTTCTTTCAGAGAGGCTTTGTCCACCTGCAGCTGGAAAT GTATGAAGAAGCTCTCTCTGACTACCATACAGCCTTCAGTCATCTGAGGGAAAATCCCTTCATTGATTACAAGCAGTTGGGGCTGAGACACATCCTCTATGCATGGGAG GTGCTGTACAGCATGGCAGCAGTGCAgtgcaggctgcagcagtggcaggaggCCAGAGCCACCCTAGAGAAAGCTGTGGTGTGGAGACCTGAGGGAAGAACAGCAGTGCTGGACATGGCCCTTGAGAAGGTGCAG AACTGTCTGGTTTTAGAGCCTATGCAGGTTCCTCTCGGGGAATTTTTCAGACCACGAAAGAAGGAAGTGGAACAGCTGGATTCAAAAGATTTCCTGGGCAAACCCAAG GTGATCTCATCCATCATTCCCAACGATGAATACTTTGGCTTTGAGCCTCTCAGACTTCAG AAACAGGGATTCTATGAACACAGTGCTGATGCTCTGAG agacAGTGAGACAGGCTACTGTCGGGTTTTGTCCCTCTATCACCCTGAGGACTCAGAAAAGCTGGCAGTGAAAGCCAGGAGTTTGGTCTTTGTGCTGGCAAGAGGAGCAGATGGCTGGGCTACAGCCATATATGATGGACAG AAGCTGCGTAtacccagctccctcctggaaCCTGCCTCCAAGATGGATAAATGG AAGATCAGTGATGGGattcccctccctcctgcccaggtGCCTCCCAGCAGACTCCCTGGGAAGCAGAAGCCAG GAGCTgttcctctgctctctgcagaatCTGGGGGAGAAAATGCCTCTGCAAATGATGCTGGTGCCCAAATGGACTTCAAG GTCCCaccagctggaggagaagcttCATCCAAGCCAGCCAGAGCTGTTGTGCTGCGAGCCTGCTGTGAGTGCAGCGTGGTGCTGAGGGCTGGAGAGGTCCCGGCCCTGCCCCAGCTGCGGGCTCTGCTGCGGGACAGCTTtgctcagcaggcagagcaggggaaaCTGAG CTACAGGAATTCAGATGGCAAAGCCCTGGGTGAAGTTTTGGGAGAGGAGGATCTCGGGAAGATGTGGCAGCAGCTGACAGATGGCAGGGTGACACTCTGCTGCCAG gaCTTGGACTCCCACGCGGGCAGACCCATCCTCTACCGGATGCTGGCTCAGCACCCTTACCCTGCACAGGGACCAGGGGACTTGGAGTTCAGCAAGGGAGACATGCTGGACATCCTCTCTGAAG TGAATGAGGACTGGCTCGAAGGATGCTGCAATGGCAAGACAGGAATCTTCCCCAAGTGCTTTGCAACCCAGCTCAGGTGTGGTGCTGCCTTCCTGTAG
- the NOXA1 gene encoding NADPH oxidase activator 1 isoform X4 codes for MAYRELVRRWHQGVLAADGGHWDAALEAFAGIPEPPARICFNVGCVELLAGRPGEALRAFNRTVAKDNSLAVGFFQRGFVHLQLEMYEEALSDYHTAFSHLRENPFIDYKQLGLRHILYAWEVLYSMAAVQCRLQQWQEARATLEKAVVWRPEGRTAVLDMALEKVQNCLVLEPMQVPLGEFFRPRKKEVEQLDSKDFLGKPKVISSIIPNDEYFGFEPLRLQKQGFYEHSADALRDSETGYCRVLSLYHPEDSEKLAVKARSLVFVLARGADGWATAIYDGQKLRIPSSLLEPASKMDKWKISDGIPLPPAQVPPSRLPGKQKPESGGENASANDAGAQMDFKVPPAGGEASSKPARAVVLRACCECSVVLRAGEVPALPQLRALLRDSFAQQAEQGKLSYRNSDGKALGEVLGEEDLGKMWQQLTDGRVTLCCQDLDSHAGRPILYRMLAQHPYPAQGPGDLEFSKGDMLDILSEVNEDWLEGCCNGKTGIFPKCFATQLRCGAAFL; via the exons ATGGCGTACCGGGAGCTGGTCCGGAGGTGGCACCAGGGAGTGTTGGCTGCCGACGGCGGGCACTGGGACGCGGCCCTGGAGGCTTTCGCCGGTATCCCGGAGCCACCGGCCAGGATCTGCTTCAATGTGGGCTGCGTGGAGCTGCTGGCGGGACGGCCCGGGGAGGCCCTGCgg GCATTCAACAGAACCGTTGCAAAGGACAACTCCCTGGCTGTTGGCTTCTTTCAGAGAGGCTTTGTCCACCTGCAGCTGGAAAT GTATGAAGAAGCTCTCTCTGACTACCATACAGCCTTCAGTCATCTGAGGGAAAATCCCTTCATTGATTACAAGCAGTTGGGGCTGAGACACATCCTCTATGCATGGGAG GTGCTGTACAGCATGGCAGCAGTGCAgtgcaggctgcagcagtggcaggaggCCAGAGCCACCCTAGAGAAAGCTGTGGTGTGGAGACCTGAGGGAAGAACAGCAGTGCTGGACATGGCCCTTGAGAAGGTGCAG AACTGTCTGGTTTTAGAGCCTATGCAGGTTCCTCTCGGGGAATTTTTCAGACCACGAAAGAAGGAAGTGGAACAGCTGGATTCAAAAGATTTCCTGGGCAAACCCAAG GTGATCTCATCCATCATTCCCAACGATGAATACTTTGGCTTTGAGCCTCTCAGACTTCAG AAACAGGGATTCTATGAACACAGTGCTGATGCTCTGAG agacAGTGAGACAGGCTACTGTCGGGTTTTGTCCCTCTATCACCCTGAGGACTCAGAAAAGCTGGCAGTGAAAGCCAGGAGTTTGGTCTTTGTGCTGGCAAGAGGAGCAGATGGCTGGGCTACAGCCATATATGATGGACAG AAGCTGCGTAtacccagctccctcctggaaCCTGCCTCCAAGATGGATAAATGG AAGATCAGTGATGGGattcccctccctcctgcccaggtGCCTCCCAGCAGACTCCCTGGGAAGCAGAAGCCAG aatCTGGGGGAGAAAATGCCTCTGCAAATGATGCTGGTGCCCAAATGGACTTCAAG GTCCCaccagctggaggagaagcttCATCCAAGCCAGCCAGAGCTGTTGTGCTGCGAGCCTGCTGTGAGTGCAGCGTGGTGCTGAGGGCTGGAGAGGTCCCGGCCCTGCCCCAGCTGCGGGCTCTGCTGCGGGACAGCTTtgctcagcaggcagagcaggggaaaCTGAG CTACAGGAATTCAGATGGCAAAGCCCTGGGTGAAGTTTTGGGAGAGGAGGATCTCGGGAAGATGTGGCAGCAGCTGACAGATGGCAGGGTGACACTCTGCTGCCAG gaCTTGGACTCCCACGCGGGCAGACCCATCCTCTACCGGATGCTGGCTCAGCACCCTTACCCTGCACAGGGACCAGGGGACTTGGAGTTCAGCAAGGGAGACATGCTGGACATCCTCTCTGAAG TGAATGAGGACTGGCTCGAAGGATGCTGCAATGGCAAGACAGGAATCTTCCCCAAGTGCTTTGCAACCCAGCTCAGGTGTGGTGCTGCCTTCCTGTAG
- the NOXA1 gene encoding NADPH oxidase activator 1 isoform X5, with the protein MWAAWSCWRDGPGRPCGIPYPGCPAGMGAVMDTQEPCSPAPPLLHQQPGLQRSSQSAGDPCPVEMPFYPSTQRVHTSVCLSVCCPRGKAFNRTVAKDNSLAVGFFQRGFVHLQLEMYEEALSDYHTAFSHLRENPFIDYKQLGLRHILYAWENCLVLEPMQVPLGEFFRPRKKEVEQLDSKDFLGKPKVISSIIPNDEYFGFEPLRLQKQGFYEHSADALRDSETGYCRVLSLYHPEDSEKLAVKARSLVFVLARGADGWATAIYDGQKLRIPSSLLEPASKMDKWKISDGIPLPPAQVPPSRLPGKQKPESGGENASANDAGAQMDFKVPPAGGEASSKPARAVVLRACCECSVVLRAGEVPALPQLRALLRDSFAQQAEQGKLSYRNSDGKALGEVLGEEDLGKMWQQLTDGRVTLCCQDLDSHAGRPILYRMLAQHPYPAQGPGDLEFSKGDMLDILSEVNEDWLEGCCNGKTGIFPKCFATQLRCGAAFL; encoded by the exons ATGTGGGCTGCGTGGAGCTGCTGGCGGGACGGCCCGGGGAGGCCCTGCgg CATTCCTTATCCTGGATGCCCAGCAGGAATGGGAGCAGTGATGGACACAcaggagccctgcagccccgctcctcccctcctgcaccagcagccagggctgcagagaaGCTCCCAAAGTGCTGGAGACCCCTGCCCTGTGGAAATGCCCTTCTATCCCAGCACCCAGCGTGTCCACacgtctgtctgtctgtctgtctgctgccCACGGGGAAAG GCATTCAACAGAACCGTTGCAAAGGACAACTCCCTGGCTGTTGGCTTCTTTCAGAGAGGCTTTGTCCACCTGCAGCTGGAAAT GTATGAAGAAGCTCTCTCTGACTACCATACAGCCTTCAGTCATCTGAGGGAAAATCCCTTCATTGATTACAAGCAGTTGGGGCTGAGACACATCCTCTATGCATGGGAG AACTGTCTGGTTTTAGAGCCTATGCAGGTTCCTCTCGGGGAATTTTTCAGACCACGAAAGAAGGAAGTGGAACAGCTGGATTCAAAAGATTTCCTGGGCAAACCCAAG GTGATCTCATCCATCATTCCCAACGATGAATACTTTGGCTTTGAGCCTCTCAGACTTCAG AAACAGGGATTCTATGAACACAGTGCTGATGCTCTGAG agacAGTGAGACAGGCTACTGTCGGGTTTTGTCCCTCTATCACCCTGAGGACTCAGAAAAGCTGGCAGTGAAAGCCAGGAGTTTGGTCTTTGTGCTGGCAAGAGGAGCAGATGGCTGGGCTACAGCCATATATGATGGACAG AAGCTGCGTAtacccagctccctcctggaaCCTGCCTCCAAGATGGATAAATGG AAGATCAGTGATGGGattcccctccctcctgcccaggtGCCTCCCAGCAGACTCCCTGGGAAGCAGAAGCCAG aatCTGGGGGAGAAAATGCCTCTGCAAATGATGCTGGTGCCCAAATGGACTTCAAG GTCCCaccagctggaggagaagcttCATCCAAGCCAGCCAGAGCTGTTGTGCTGCGAGCCTGCTGTGAGTGCAGCGTGGTGCTGAGGGCTGGAGAGGTCCCGGCCCTGCCCCAGCTGCGGGCTCTGCTGCGGGACAGCTTtgctcagcaggcagagcaggggaaaCTGAG CTACAGGAATTCAGATGGCAAAGCCCTGGGTGAAGTTTTGGGAGAGGAGGATCTCGGGAAGATGTGGCAGCAGCTGACAGATGGCAGGGTGACACTCTGCTGCCAG gaCTTGGACTCCCACGCGGGCAGACCCATCCTCTACCGGATGCTGGCTCAGCACCCTTACCCTGCACAGGGACCAGGGGACTTGGAGTTCAGCAAGGGAGACATGCTGGACATCCTCTCTGAAG TGAATGAGGACTGGCTCGAAGGATGCTGCAATGGCAAGACAGGAATCTTCCCCAAGTGCTTTGCAACCCAGCTCAGGTGTGGTGCTGCCTTCCTGTAG
- the NOXA1 gene encoding NADPH oxidase activator 1 isoform X2, which translates to MWAAWSCWRDGPGRPCGIPYPGCPAGMGAVMDTQEPCSPAPPLLHQQPGLQRSSQSAGDPCPVEMPFYPSTQRVHTSVCLSVCCPRGKAFNRTVAKDNSLAVGFFQRGFVHLQLEMYEEALSDYHTAFSHLRENPFIDYKQLGLRHILYAWEVLYSMAAVQCRLQQWQEARATLEKAVVWRPEGRTAVLDMALEKVQNCLVLEPMQVPLGEFFRPRKKEVEQLDSKDFLGKPKVISSIIPNDEYFGFEPLRLQKQGFYEHSADALRDSETGYCRVLSLYHPEDSEKLAVKARSLVFVLARGADGWATAIYDGQKLRIPSSLLEPASKMDKWKISDGIPLPPAQVPPSRLPGKQKPESGGENASANDAGAQMDFKVPPAGGEASSKPARAVVLRACCECSVVLRAGEVPALPQLRALLRDSFAQQAEQGKLSYRNSDGKALGEVLGEEDLGKMWQQLTDGRVTLCCQDLDSHAGRPILYRMLAQHPYPAQGPGDLEFSKGDMLDILSEVNEDWLEGCCNGKTGIFPKCFATQLRCGAAFL; encoded by the exons ATGTGGGCTGCGTGGAGCTGCTGGCGGGACGGCCCGGGGAGGCCCTGCgg CATTCCTTATCCTGGATGCCCAGCAGGAATGGGAGCAGTGATGGACACAcaggagccctgcagccccgctcctcccctcctgcaccagcagccagggctgcagagaaGCTCCCAAAGTGCTGGAGACCCCTGCCCTGTGGAAATGCCCTTCTATCCCAGCACCCAGCGTGTCCACacgtctgtctgtctgtctgtctgctgccCACGGGGAAAG GCATTCAACAGAACCGTTGCAAAGGACAACTCCCTGGCTGTTGGCTTCTTTCAGAGAGGCTTTGTCCACCTGCAGCTGGAAAT GTATGAAGAAGCTCTCTCTGACTACCATACAGCCTTCAGTCATCTGAGGGAAAATCCCTTCATTGATTACAAGCAGTTGGGGCTGAGACACATCCTCTATGCATGGGAG GTGCTGTACAGCATGGCAGCAGTGCAgtgcaggctgcagcagtggcaggaggCCAGAGCCACCCTAGAGAAAGCTGTGGTGTGGAGACCTGAGGGAAGAACAGCAGTGCTGGACATGGCCCTTGAGAAGGTGCAG AACTGTCTGGTTTTAGAGCCTATGCAGGTTCCTCTCGGGGAATTTTTCAGACCACGAAAGAAGGAAGTGGAACAGCTGGATTCAAAAGATTTCCTGGGCAAACCCAAG GTGATCTCATCCATCATTCCCAACGATGAATACTTTGGCTTTGAGCCTCTCAGACTTCAG AAACAGGGATTCTATGAACACAGTGCTGATGCTCTGAG agacAGTGAGACAGGCTACTGTCGGGTTTTGTCCCTCTATCACCCTGAGGACTCAGAAAAGCTGGCAGTGAAAGCCAGGAGTTTGGTCTTTGTGCTGGCAAGAGGAGCAGATGGCTGGGCTACAGCCATATATGATGGACAG AAGCTGCGTAtacccagctccctcctggaaCCTGCCTCCAAGATGGATAAATGG AAGATCAGTGATGGGattcccctccctcctgcccaggtGCCTCCCAGCAGACTCCCTGGGAAGCAGAAGCCAG aatCTGGGGGAGAAAATGCCTCTGCAAATGATGCTGGTGCCCAAATGGACTTCAAG GTCCCaccagctggaggagaagcttCATCCAAGCCAGCCAGAGCTGTTGTGCTGCGAGCCTGCTGTGAGTGCAGCGTGGTGCTGAGGGCTGGAGAGGTCCCGGCCCTGCCCCAGCTGCGGGCTCTGCTGCGGGACAGCTTtgctcagcaggcagagcaggggaaaCTGAG CTACAGGAATTCAGATGGCAAAGCCCTGGGTGAAGTTTTGGGAGAGGAGGATCTCGGGAAGATGTGGCAGCAGCTGACAGATGGCAGGGTGACACTCTGCTGCCAG gaCTTGGACTCCCACGCGGGCAGACCCATCCTCTACCGGATGCTGGCTCAGCACCCTTACCCTGCACAGGGACCAGGGGACTTGGAGTTCAGCAAGGGAGACATGCTGGACATCCTCTCTGAAG TGAATGAGGACTGGCTCGAAGGATGCTGCAATGGCAAGACAGGAATCTTCCCCAAGTGCTTTGCAACCCAGCTCAGGTGTGGTGCTGCCTTCCTGTAG